DNA sequence from the Gemmatimonadales bacterium genome:
GGCACCGCGACCGGGAGATAGCCGACTCGGCGGACGTCCAGGGTCCAGCGCCCGGGAGCCAGTTCGAGTCGGAACCTACCTTCATCCGTCGTCAGCTGCGATCGGCCGGATTCGACTACCCGGACGGCCGCAAGACGGACCGGCCCTGCCGAGAGCGAGTCGACGACGGTCCCGCTGACGACTACCCGATCGGAGGGCTGGGCAGCAGCCTCCGGGGCGCCGACGACCACCAGACCGAACAGTACCAGCGCCTGCCGAAGCCCCGCACGCATGCGGAGCTAGTTACCCAGGTGAAAGGCAATGACGTAGTCACCGGCGCCGAAAAGATCGCCGCCGCCGACGGCAATCACCACGAACTGTCTTCCCGAGGTGCTGCGGTACGTCATGGGAGTCGCTCGCCCGCTCGCTGGCAGAGCACCTCTCCAGAGCTCGCGCCCGGTCTCGGTGTCGACGGCGCGGAGCGAACGGTCGATCGCTGCAGCGATGAAAACTATTCCCCCCGCCGTCACGATCGGTCCGCCGAGATTGGGCGCGCCGAGCGCCGGATTCGGCGGATCGCCAAGCGCACCGAGCGGAGATTCCCAACGGATCTTCCCGCTCACGAGATCGACCGCCACCAGACTACCAAACGGCGGTGGGGTGCACGGCAGCCCGGAGGGACCCAGAAACAGCCGGCGCCGCATCAGATACGGGGTTTCACGCATGGCGTTGTACTCATACTCGTGACCCAACATCCGGTCGGTCGCCGTCTGAGTCGCACGATCGAAGCCCTCCCGCGGCAGCAGCTGCACAATCGCGGCAATCCGATTGACCGGCACGATCGCCAGCTGGCGAGTCGGATCGACCGCCACGCCGCCCCAGTGCGCTCCCCCGATATTGGACGGCAGCATCAGGGTGCCGCGGGGACTGGGGGGAGTGAATACACCCTCGTTGCGCAGTCCTTCGAGGGCTGCTCGACATGCCGAGCGATCGTCGGGCGTTGGGCCCCAGACGTCCTCTGGCTGCAATCGATGCGGACTGAGCGGAGGCGTCACTACTGAAAAAGGTTGGGTTGCTGCGGCGATTTCTCCGGGCACATCGCTCGACGGCACCGGTCGCTCCTCGATCGGCATGATCGGCTCGCCCGTCTCTCGGTCGAGAACGAACAGCATCCCGCTTTTGGTTGCCTGCAGCACCGCATCACGCGATCGACCCGCGTATCGAACCGTCGCGAGCGTCGGTGGAGCGGCATTGTCGTAATCCCAGAGGTCGTGATGCACCGTCTGAAACGCCCAAACCAGCTGACCGGTGGAAGCTCGCAGCGCGACCACAGAGTTTGCATACCGGTTGTCGCCCTGGCGAAAGACACCATAGTAGTCTGGCGCCGCGCTTCCGGTGGGGATGAAGACCAGGTCGCGACTCGGGTCGGCCGTGATGATCGACCAGGCGTTGGCACCCCCTGTCTTGTGCGCATAGCGCCCGACCCATTGGCCAAAGGCCGGGTCCGCCGAATCTTGGGGAATCGGATCCCAACTCCAGCGCAGTTCGCCGGTCCGAACGTCGAATCCTCTGACTTCGCCGCTCGCGGGTCGCGGCACCGTGTTGTCGGATATTGATGATCCAACAACCACGATGTCATTAACCACGGTCGGCGGCGAGGTCATGGAGTAGGCGGCCGGCTCAAACGGTGGAATTCGGAGCCCCAAACGCAAATCGACCCGGCCCGATCGGCCAAAGTCCTGGCACGGCGTCCCGACGCGAGCGTCGAGCGCGACAAGATTGCTTTCGGCATTGGCGATGAAGATCCGCCGGCGACAATGGCGTTCAGGCGACATCGACGAATCCACCCACGTCGCTACACCGCGATTGGCAAAATCACCGTAGCGAACGTCGCGCCGAATCTGAGGGTCGTAAACCCATCGTTCGGCGCCGGTTTCCGCATCGAGAGCAATCACTCGCCCCAATGGCGTTCCGAGATAGAGAGTTCCATCAACCATCAGCGGGGTCGCTTCGAACGCCGTGCGCCTGGCCGTTGCGAACTCCGGGCGGGTTTCGCCGGTGCGATAGACCCAGGCGCGGGTCAGCCGACCGACGTTGGCCCGGTCGATCTGGCCAAGCGGCGAGTATCTCGTCCCACCCGGGTCTCGGCCATAGGCGGGCCACTCCTCTTCCTGCGCATCCATACTGCCGGCAACCAATAGCAGCGCCACGGCCCCACGAAGCCATGACCACATGACCCCTCCCCACGACGGTGACGCCGAGAAGCTACCACAACAAGACGCCCCCGCACCACGCGGAGGCGTAAGTTGTTATGATACCGTTATTTATCGCATAGCAGGGGCGGGACTCGAACCCGCGACCCCGGCATTATGAGTGCCGTGCTCTAACCACCTGAGCTACCCTGCCGCAGGGGTGCCAATCCTACCCGCCCGTCCCGTTAGGGTCAAGGTTCGGTCGATGGGCTTCTCGAGGTGACGCCTCACCGAGCAGGGCGTCCACTTCGGTTCGATTGGGCATCGCGACCCCGGCACCCGATCGGCCAACACACAGGGACGCGGCCGCCGTGGCCGTGAGGATTGCTCGCTCGACAGGCGCGCCTGCGGCAAGGTCGGCCGCCAGCGCGCCCACGAAGCAGTCGCCTGCTCCGGTGGTGTCGACGACTGCAGTGGCCCGCGCGGCGATCTCGACAGCGCGGTCATCGACGATGACCAGGCTGCCACGCGCACCCAGCGTGACCACAATGATTGCGTCGGCTCGCCGCCGCAGCTGCCGGGCTGCCGGTTCGACGTCCTCAGCCGCGAGTTCATCCCAACCGGCGAGCGTCGCGAGCTCGGTCTCGTTGACGATGAGCACATCCGAGTCGGCAAGCAGCTCCGCCGAGACGGGTCCTGCGGGCGCGGCGTTCAGCACGGTCGTGACACCACTGCGTTTCGCAGCGGCAAACGCAGCGGCCACCACAGCCTCCGGCACTTCGAGCTGACCCACGACGACGTCACCCGGACCGCCCAGCTCCTCGAGGACGTCTGCGGCGGCAAGGCGCTGGTTCGCGCCTGGCACCACGAGAATCGCGTTGTCACCGCCAGCCTGGACGATCACGACCGCGACGCCAGTTGCGCAGGTCGGGTCGGCCTGAATCCGCGCAGTCTCAACCCCCTGCGCTCGCAGAAAATTCGTCATCTGCGAGCCGAACTCGTCGGCTCCGACGCTGCCAATCATGCTCGTCGCCGCACCCATCCGCGCCGCCGCGATGGCCTGGTTGGCACCTTTGCCACCAGGAAGCAGCTGAACCGTCGACCCGATGACTGTCTCGCCGATCCGGGGGAGCCGCGCGGCCGTCGTCACGACATCCATGTTGATGCTGCCAACCACGGTCACCCGCCCCATCGGTCGTCTCCCCCATCTGTCCGCAGCATCGATCAGACCGGTTCTACTCGACCCAGGCACTGATTTCGTCGAGACTCTTCCGGTCGAGATCAGGCACCCGTGCGTCCGCCGCTGGATAGCCGACCGGCATGACGAGCATGGCCTTCTCGTGCGGCGGTCGACCGAGCAAATCGCCGAGGAAGCCC
Encoded proteins:
- a CDS encoding pyrroloquinoline quinone-dependent dehydrogenase; the encoded protein is MWSWLRGAVALLLVAGSMDAQEEEWPAYGRDPGGTRYSPLGQIDRANVGRLTRAWVYRTGETRPEFATARRTAFEATPLMVDGTLYLGTPLGRVIALDAETGAERWVYDPQIRRDVRYGDFANRGVATWVDSSMSPERHCRRRIFIANAESNLVALDARVGTPCQDFGRSGRVDLRLGLRIPPFEPAAYSMTSPPTVVNDIVVVGSSISDNTVPRPASGEVRGFDVRTGELRWSWDPIPQDSADPAFGQWVGRYAHKTGGANAWSIITADPSRDLVFIPTGSAAPDYYGVFRQGDNRYANSVVALRASTGQLVWAFQTVHHDLWDYDNAAPPTLATVRYAGRSRDAVLQATKSGMLFVLDRETGEPIMPIEERPVPSSDVPGEIAAATQPFSVVTPPLSPHRLQPEDVWGPTPDDRSACRAALEGLRNEGVFTPPSPRGTLMLPSNIGGAHWGGVAVDPTRQLAIVPVNRIAAIVQLLPREGFDRATQTATDRMLGHEYEYNAMRETPYLMRRRLFLGPSGLPCTPPPFGSLVAVDLVSGKIRWESPLGALGDPPNPALGAPNLGGPIVTAGGIVFIAAAIDRSLRAVDTETGRELWRGALPASGRATPMTYRSTSGRQFVVIAVGGGDLFGAGDYVIAFHLGN
- a CDS encoding ribokinase; the encoded protein is MGRVTVVGSINMDVVTTAARLPRIGETVIGSTVQLLPGGKGANQAIAAARMGAATSMIGSVGADEFGSQMTNFLRAQGVETARIQADPTCATGVAVVIVQAGGDNAILVVPGANQRLAAADVLEELGGPGDVVVGQLEVPEAVVAAAFAAAKRSGVTTVLNAAPAGPVSAELLADSDVLIVNETELATLAGWDELAAEDVEPAARQLRRRADAIIVVTLGARGSLVIVDDRAVEIAARATAVVDTTGAGDCFVGALAADLAAGAPVERAILTATAAASLCVGRSGAGVAMPNRTEVDALLGEASPREAHRPNLDPNGTGG